A genomic region of Euwallacea fornicatus isolate EFF26 chromosome 32, ASM4011564v1, whole genome shotgun sequence contains the following coding sequences:
- the LOC136348410 gene encoding DNA-binding protein HEXBP-like yields MERRVDVVRCYRCWRLEHLAKDCTGRHRKGCCFVCGEEGHRSDECKGEEWCAICDTKTQNGNRKVRSLSEGPTQSQDSRGEGRCGCAISGTNRRSLAYKYPPPPEVMPNGGSGGYSG; encoded by the coding sequence ATGGAGAGAAGGGTGGATGTGGTGCGGTGCTACAGATGTTGGAGGTTAGAGCATCTGGCTAAAGACTGTACGGGTCGTCACAGAAAGGGATGTTGTTTTGTGTGTGGAGAGGAGGGACATAGGAGCGATGAGTGTAAGGGAGAGGAATGGTGCGCAATTTGCGACACAAAGACACAGAACGGGAACAGGAAGGTGCGGAGCCTTTCGGAAGGCCCTACGCAGAGCCAAGATAGTAGAGGTGAAGGGAGGTGCGGCTGCGCTATCTCCGGTACAAATCGGAGAAGCCTAGCCTATAaatacccccccccccctgaagtaatgcctaacggcggttccggggggtattcagggtga
- the LOC136348409 gene encoding serine protease inhibitor 3/4-like codes for MNDPTSTQVSCLCNEILKEKPNQNFIFSPFSLEAILALTAAGAKNDTLLEFAPALNLPTQETTEEALKNLFILLNQKSKYFQLSAANKLFVNNDFQILDSFKKRAIKNYNADIKNIDFAKRIKAAKKINRWVEKRTNNKIRNIVDPNDINRFTRLYLVNALYFKGTWENKFSYTNKETFYITKTDTK; via the exons ATGAATGATCCCACTTCAACACAGGTGTCTTGCCTGTGTAAT GAAATTCTCAAGGAAAAACCCaaccaaaatttcatattcagTCCTTTTTCGTTGGAAGCAATCTTGGCTTTGACCGCGGCTGGTGCCAAGAATGACACTCTCTTAGAGTTCGCTCCCGCTCTTAATTTACCCACCCAAGAAACGACTGAAGAAGCCcttaa aaatttatttattttgttaaatcaaAAATCCAAGTACTTCCAGTTATCCGCAGCCAATAAATTATTCGTGaataatgattttcaaattctggACAGTTTCAAAAAGCGAGCCATCAAAAATTATAACGCcgatatcaaaaatattgactTCGCTAag AGGATTAAAGcagctaaaaaaattaaccgaTGGGTGGAAAAGCGCACCAACAACAAAATCAGGAACATAGTCGATCCTAATGATATCAATCGTTTTACCAGATTGTACCTGGTTAACGCTTTATATTTCAAGG GCACTTGGGAGAACAAGTTTTCGTATACCAACAAGGAGACTTTCTATATAACCAAAACAGACACTAAATAA
- the LOC136348157 gene encoding leukocyte elastase inhibitor-like has protein sequence MMHNEHEFRYYESPTLKAKFLELPYSKNNITMTIVLPDEIEGLAGLEKDIYPLLKPQNLGYEYVSVTLPSFVVESEFNLKPILERLGLKKVFSHSADLSGISTGPLKVSAVTQKAFINVTKLGTEATAATAVGQPLRKRIRIAPATGFLVDHPFIYYIKFQDILLFSGRISQF, from the exons ATGATGCATAACGAACACGAATTTAGGTACTACGAATCTCCAACGCTTAAGGCCAAATTCTTAGAGTTGCCATattctaaaaacaatattacaaTGACCATCGTTCTCCCCGATGAGATCGAGGGGCTTGCTGGTCTAGAAAAAGACATATATCCCCTTCTTAAACCCCAAAACTTGGGGTATGAATATGTGTCTGTAACTCTGCCTTCTTTTGTTGTTGAGAGCGAGTTTAACTTGAAGCCCATCTTAGAAAGA TTGGGATTGAAAAAGGTGTTCAGCCATAGTGCGGATCTTAGCGGGATTTCTACTGGACCTTTGAAGGTGTCTGCAGTGACCCAGAAGGCTTTTATCAATGTAACCAAGTTAGGAACTGAAGCTACAGCTGCAACTGCCg tCGGGCAACCATTAAGGAAACGGATCAGGATTGCACCTGCTACAGGATTCTTAGTGGATCATCCCTTCATTTATTACATcaaatttcaagatattttgcTGTTTTCTGGAAgaatttcgcaattttaa